In one Hyla sarda isolate aHylSar1 unplaced genomic scaffold, aHylSar1.hap1 scaffold_710, whole genome shotgun sequence genomic region, the following are encoded:
- the LOC130344244 gene encoding DNA-directed RNA polymerase II subunit RPB1-like, translating into MYTPLSSTVTHVHSSTPFYHQCTPLHPSVIHVYYSALLCHPRTLLYTPNTSLSPIYTTLSPPTPPFTHLHQSITHIHSSKPLCHPCTHLYTPTPLCHLRTPFYHPVHPSFTPTSPCHPCTLLYDPLSPMYTPLHPSVTHVHSSTPLCHPCTPLYTHLLPIYTPLSSSVTHVHSSTPFYHQCTPLHPSVIHVYYSALLCHPRTLLYTPNTSLSPMYTTLSPPTPPFTHLHPSITHIHSSEPLCHPCTHLYTPNTPLSPMYTPLSPRTPLFHPLRPLVTHVHYSTILCHPCTLLYTPLTPLLCYHVHSSTLLYHPCTLLYTPNTSLSPMFPPLLLPTPTVTHVHPSITHVHSSTLLLPMFTFLLPFYSSTLECS; encoded by the coding sequence atgtacactcctctaagctcaaccgtcacccatgtacactcctctacacccttctatcaccaatgtacacccctacacccttctgttatccatgtatactactctgcgctcctctgccacccacgtacactcctctacacccccaacacctctctgtcaccaatttacaccactctgtcaccccctacgccccctttcacccatttacaccaatctatcactcatatacactcctctaagccactctgccacccatgtacacatctctacaccccaacacccctctgtcacctacgtacacccttctatcaccccgtacacccctctttcacccctacgtccccctgtcacccatgtacactactctacgatcctctgtcacccatgtacactcctctacacccctctgtcacccatgtacactcctctacacccctttgtcacccatgtacacccctctacacccatctgttacccatttacactcctctaagctcctccgtcacccatgtacactcctctacacccttctatcaccaatgtacacccctacacccttctgttatccatgtatactactctgcgctactctgtcacccacgtacactcctctacacccccaacacctctctgtcaccaatgtacaccactctgtcaccccctacgccccctttcacccatttacacccatctatcactcatatacactcctctgaaccactctgccacccatgtacacacctctacacccccaacacccctctgtcacctatgtacacccctctatcaccccgtacacccctctttcaccccctacgtccccttgtcacccatgtacactactctacgatcctctgtcacccatgtacactcctctacacccctctgacaccactcctctgttaccatgtacactcctctacgctcctctatcacccatgtacactcctctacacacccaacacctctctgtcacccatgttcccccctctgttactccctacgcccactgtcacccatgtacacccatctatcacccatgtacactcctcgacactcctgttacccatgttcacctttctgctacctttttactcgtcaactttggaatgttcctaa